One Prosthecobacter sp. genomic window, CGGCTCCGCCGCGAAATCTCCCAGCAGCCCTGCATGGAAGCAGCGCAGAGTTTGGATAACCGCAGAGCACCGGAACGCCGCGCGACTGGGGTGTGGAGCAAGGAGTAACTTTCTCTGGTAAAAGATGGGCGGTAAAAGATCCGCAAACAGCGGTTCTCATTTTTTACCACCCATCTTTTACCAGCCAAGTTATTCGGGAGAAGACTTTCTGAATGGCCTTTCTCTGCGGTTATCTCAACTCTCGCGGTGTGACCGGTTTGGAAGTCTGGGGAAATGCCTCAGGCTGCAACTTCATGACAGATGCCGCCCAACCGATGATTGGCACCGCGAGAGATTAGAAGACCGCAGAGACCTGAAAAACTTCATCCTCTGTGCCTCTCCGTGCTCTCTGTGGTTGATCCAAGTTCCCCGGTGGATTCACCACCGAGGTCACCGAGGAACACAGAGACACAGGAGCTGATCTCTCTGCGGTCTTCTCACCTCTGCGGTGTTTCCTTCGACCTCCCGGCATGCTCAAACATCCCACCTCAGTAGGCTCTGCCACCGAAGCCGGTGCCGAACCCGGAATAGGACGATGTGGGCGTGGCCTGCATGAGCGCCGAGTTCTGCCGGAACGACGAGGTCTGATCCATCATGGCGGCCGTTTGATTGAGTGCGGCTGCGGCTTCCTGCCGCTCGGCAAGCTCTTGTTCGGCCCTCCGTTCTTCCTGCCCTTTGAGCACCGCTACGAGAACCTCGCGCTCCTTCTCACTGATCTCCCCCTGGGTGGCGGCGCGATTGATCGCCACGAGGCGCGGATGCTCCGCCGCATACTGGGTCAGGAAGTTGTCGATCTTTTGGGGGTTCCATGGCTTTTCCAAGGGCTTGCCGTTCGATTTCTCCGCGACCAACGCCGCCTCGCCGCCCTGGTGCACGACGCCCAGCTCCACCGCTCTCCTGGCATACGCCCTGGCTTCGGCCACGCTGCCCGCACGGTAATCCGCGGTGGTCTGGCACGACGACAGCACAACCAGGTGCAGAAGAAGCAGGAAGTATTTCATAGGATGGGAATCTGGAGAATGTGTGCTGCACCACAAGCCAAAGCTCCGTTGAGGACGAATCCCGCACACTCGCCGACGCCCGCTGGCGGAATCGCATTGTGGTTCATCTCTGCCTACAGATCCGTGAACGACGTGCGATAGGTCTCCGGGTGCCGAGCGCTGTGCAGCAAGGCCCCGAAGTAGAGCAGATCGTCCTCCACCAAATAATAGATGATGTACGGGAAGCGGGGAACGAGGCAGCGACGTACGCGGCCATCAAAGATCCGCCAGCGCAGCGGATCCGCCTGAATCTCCAAGGTCGCAGTTTCGACCGTTTGAACGAAACGTCGGCCAAGTGCCTTGTCCTCGGTGCTGTAGCGTCCGGTGATACAGCACAGCTCCGCCTGGAAGTGCTCCGAATAAACCACCTTCATGCCACAAGTGCTTTGGCAGCGGCAAACACCTCGTCATGCGACAAACCACGCTCCCGGCCGGCCTTGAACGCCTCAAAGCGCCGCTCGACTTCGGTGGCGATGGTGGAGTCATTGTCCCACTGGGCAGGTAAATCCGCATCCACCGTCTCCCAGATGATTTCAGCCAGGAAACGCCGCTCCTCGGATGGAAGACGAGCGGCTTGGGCAAAGAGTTCTTGGGTAGCCATGATAACGGATGGTAACGGATCGTCCTTGGATTGCCAAGCGTGTAAATCTCCGGCGATGCGGCCTCACTTCGGCCGTTTCGACTTGTCCTTGCCCTGATGGAGGTTGGCGATGGCCGCGTTGATCTTTTGCTCCATTTTGCTCCTGTTGCCTGCTTGCAACTCCTTGATGGCCTCGTCGATCTTGTCGATGACGTCTTCCTTGTCGCCACCCTTGTTTCCCTTGTTGGCCTTGGTGATGCGTTCTTTGGCGGACTCCAGCAACGGCATGGGGTCGTCGGCTTTCTTGGCGGCCTGGAGTTCGTCGAGGGCTTTGCGTTGTTGTGGCAGATCGGCGAGGAGCGGCGTGGCGGTGATGCCCAGCATGAGCATGACGAAGGAAGCGCGGAGCAGGAGGCGGAGGCGTTGTTTCATGGCAGTGGATGGGTTCGATCAGGTTGGCGCACAACTGAAGGGGCCATTCTCTCACCGGAGGAAGCGCCTGCATCCGATGTGGGTGCTCATCACGAGAACGTCGTTGTCGTTCTTTCCCAAATTCTTTCCCGCCCCATGCCTGAACCTGACGGGAAACGACGTCAGGGTGCAACCAATTGACAGCCGCCGATGAAGTCGCCGAAGCCAAGGGGGATGATCTCCGAGTTTCACGATGCAGCCCCACTCTCGGCGGCCCTCCGACCTCGGGCAATGTTTCGGTCGGGGAACTCGCGAACGGGTGTTCCTGGCCCGCGCCTTGTTCCGCGCCGTCGGCCCATCGGATGCCATCCGCCCCCGGAACCAGTCCCCAAACTCGCCCAGTTGCCGCGCTGGCTCGATGACTGCAAAAAAATATTGACGCATGTTCTCCGTCTTTTTAGAACGGTGGCCGAATTCAATTCAATACATATGGATAAACCTACGCAAATCAAACTCGTCGCCGTCATCGCTATCCTTGCAGGCCCCTTCCTGGCAATTCAAGGCTACAACACCAAGCAAAGCCTCGCCGAACTGGAAAAAGATGGCATTACCGTCGAAGGAGTCATTGATGGAGGCGAATCCAGCAGCGGACGCCGTCGCTCGTCGAGCTACAGTTTCGATGTGAGCTTTTCTCCGCAGACCGGAGTTCCCCAGAAGAAACCCTTCAAGGTTACCAGCGGCTTCTTCAAAGCCCATGTCTCTGGCGACACCATCAGCGATCCCAAAGTTCAAGTGCGCTACCTGCCGACGAACACTGACACCGCCATCCTGGTTGGCGGCTCCACGGACAATTCCTGGACATTCCTGGTGGGGATTGCGGCCTGTCTTGGCGGCCTGCTCACCGCCATCTACATGTTCGTCATTTACAAACCTGCATCCGCCCAGGCTGAACACGCCTGATTCTTGGCTGAAATCTAGAACTGCAAATCCTGCGCAGGCCGTGCAATGCACCGCCTGCGCAGTTTTTTTGTGCCGCTGCATCTTCGACGAAGTGCGGAGCAACAAGTGCCGGCTGAGTATACTGCTGACTGAAGTCCGCGCTCCGTCACCGAAGGTCGAGAGCTAAAATCAGATTGTCATTCTGCGACGTCTCGGCTTCGATGACGGCTTATGAGCAAACAATGGCGCATCGCAGGCATTAACTTCGACCACTTTCACATGGGTGACCTGCTGCGGCAGACCTTCGAGCATCCCAACGCCGAGATCGTGGGCATCTGCGATGAACAGCCGGAGCGGCTGGTGGATGCCACGCGGAATTTCAGCCTCGGCGAAGGGCAGGTGTTCACCGATTACCGGGCCTGCATGGAACAGACCAAGCCGGACATCGTCATCCTTTGTCCTGCGGCCTCGAAGCATGGCGAGTGGGTGAAAAGGATCGCCCCATTCGGCACGCACATCATCATGGAGAAACCCTTCGCCGGATCGCTGGACGAGGCGGATGCGATGATCGCCGCCATGCAGCCGCATGACAAGCTGCTCACGGTGAACTGGCCGCTGGTGTGGGATGCCGGGCAGCAGACGGCGCATCGTTTGATTCAGGAAGGCGTCATCGGCGAGGTGCGCGAGTTTCACCATCACGGCGGCAATCGTGGCCCGCTCTACCACGGTGCCGACAAGATCGAAAAGGAACCCAGTGCCGCCGACAAGGCCGCGAGCTGGTTTTATAGCAAGGCGCAGGGCGGGGGATCGCTGCTCGATTACATGGGCTACGGCACCACGCTGGGCACCTGGCATCTCGGTGGCAAGGCCCCGCTCGAAGTCACCGGCGTCTGGGACGAACCCGTCGGACTGGAGGTCGATGAACATGCCGTGGCCGTGATCCGTTACAGCTTCGGTTTGAGCAAAAGCGAGACGCGCTGGGGCACCTTCACGGATCCCTGGACCTTCCAGCCGCAGCCGAAGTGCGGTTTCGTCCTCAAAGGCACCGACGGCACGATTTCCTGCTACGATTACGAGCCGACCGTGCGCGTCCAGACCCGCGCCAAGCCCGAAGGCTTCGACGTGGCCGTCGATCCCGTTCTCGCGCCGAACCGCAACCCGGTCGAGCACGTCATTCACCACCTTGAAACCGGCGCACCGCTCATCGGTCCGCTCCGCCTCGACATCTCCCGCATTGGTCAGCAGATCGTCGATACGGCGTTTCAGAGCGCGCAGGAGAAGCGGACGCTCAAGCTGGTGGGGTGACTGATGCTCAGTGCTAACAGCGGAGTTCGTGGCAGCCTTCTTTAACGAGTGCTCGTCTAAAGGCTCTCTGGAAGAGGGCTGCCATGTGATCAGGCTTTGTTTCGATGCGGGTAACTCAGGCGGTTTAAATATCAGTTATGCGAGATGAATGTGATAAAATTTACATTTTCGATATTGTGTCGCGCCGGCTTGGCAGGGATAATCACTCAACTACTGGAAAAACCACGTTTTTAAGTTTCATTTTTGCCGCACTTCTGCTTCCGCCATGAAAACAAGATTCCATGCACTTGTTGCCACTCTACTGCTTTCGTGCCCGGTTCTGACGCTGGGTTCATCGGGTTCTTTGGCTGATGTCCTCGTTCTGTATAACTTCAACCAGCTCGCCAATGATTGGGACTCGAACATCCCTGACTACTGTGCCCCGTGTGTTTGGACCACCGACCTGGCACTCAACACCTTGAATCAAGGCCTGCACACTGGCGGGCCTGATGGATCCAAGTTCCGCTGCTTTGAGGGGTGGGATTTTGTCTATGATTATTCGCTGGCGCGGACTGACTTGTCCCAAGCGGTGAATACTCTTTCCTATGATGTTTTTGTCAGAGCAGATGCGATGGCCGACATCTCCGGAGTTTCGCTGGACTGGCAGCGACCTGGTCATTCCTCGGCTGACGCCATTCAGGCTTCCATTTTCTGGGAGGATTCCGCAGGAGCCGTCCAGCATCGTACCTCGGGACCGGTGCTGTTGGGCGGCACTGGCAGTTGGAACTCTTTGGATCTGGATTTTTCAGCGGGCTCCAGTGCCCTGCCAACGGGGCTCGACACATCGGGCAAGCAGTTTCATGTCGAACTGTATGCTTGGGGAAAAGATGGCGACGCGCTTTACCTCGACAATATTGTACTCAAGGGATTGTGCGCTCCCATTCCTGAGCCCGGGGGGGCCTTGCTGATCGCGGCGGCAGGCATGGCGTTCCTGCTTCGTCGCAGGGTACGCGGTTAATTTCTATTCGAACAACCCACACTCCTTCCGAGGAAGAGGCCGCTGAGA contains:
- a CDS encoding addiction module protein, whose translation is MATQELFAQAARLPSEERRFLAEIIWETVDADLPAQWDNDSTIATEVERRFEAFKAGRERGLSHDEVFAAAKALVA
- a CDS encoding DUF3592 domain-containing protein; protein product: MPRWLDDCKKILTHVLRLFRTVAEFNSIHMDKPTQIKLVAVIAILAGPFLAIQGYNTKQSLAELEKDGITVEGVIDGGESSSGRRRSSSYSFDVSFSPQTGVPQKKPFKVTSGFFKAHVSGDTISDPKVQVRYLPTNTDTAILVGGSTDNSWTFLVGIAACLGGLLTAIYMFVIYKPASAQAEHA
- a CDS encoding Gfo/Idh/MocA family oxidoreductase; translated protein: MSKQWRIAGINFDHFHMGDLLRQTFEHPNAEIVGICDEQPERLVDATRNFSLGEGQVFTDYRACMEQTKPDIVILCPAASKHGEWVKRIAPFGTHIIMEKPFAGSLDEADAMIAAMQPHDKLLTVNWPLVWDAGQQTAHRLIQEGVIGEVREFHHHGGNRGPLYHGADKIEKEPSAADKAASWFYSKAQGGGSLLDYMGYGTTLGTWHLGGKAPLEVTGVWDEPVGLEVDEHAVAVIRYSFGLSKSETRWGTFTDPWTFQPQPKCGFVLKGTDGTISCYDYEPTVRVQTRAKPEGFDVAVDPVLAPNRNPVEHVIHHLETGAPLIGPLRLDISRIGQQIVDTAFQSAQEKRTLKLVG
- a CDS encoding type II toxin-antitoxin system RelE/ParE family toxin; the encoded protein is MKVVYSEHFQAELCCITGRYSTEDKALGRRFVQTVETATLEIQADPLRWRIFDGRVRRCLVPRFPYIIYYLVEDDLLYFGALLHSARHPETYRTSFTDL
- a CDS encoding PEP-CTERM sorting domain-containing protein (PEP-CTERM proteins occur, often in large numbers, in the proteomes of bacteria that also encode an exosortase, a predicted intramembrane cysteine proteinase. The presence of a PEP-CTERM domain at a protein's C-terminus predicts cleavage within the sorting domain, followed by covalent anchoring to some some component of the (usually Gram-negative) cell surface. Many PEP-CTERM proteins exhibit an unusual sequence composition that includes large numbers of potential glycosylation sites. Expression of one such protein has been shown restore the ability of a bacterium to form floc, a type of biofilm.) — its product is MKTRFHALVATLLLSCPVLTLGSSGSLADVLVLYNFNQLANDWDSNIPDYCAPCVWTTDLALNTLNQGLHTGGPDGSKFRCFEGWDFVYDYSLARTDLSQAVNTLSYDVFVRADAMADISGVSLDWQRPGHSSADAIQASIFWEDSAGAVQHRTSGPVLLGGTGSWNSLDLDFSAGSSALPTGLDTSGKQFHVELYAWGKDGDALYLDNIVLKGLCAPIPEPGGALLIAAAGMAFLLRRRVRG